One segment of Triticum aestivum cultivar Chinese Spring chromosome 2A, IWGSC CS RefSeq v2.1, whole genome shotgun sequence DNA contains the following:
- the LOC123188893 gene encoding uncharacterized protein isoform X2 translates to MREMEALEKKSHSSLAKAKPLKPSYNYNAPSRHKRSKSDLEEKNANDALHSSQKASHNQPKLSETNKGIQPKTDTQDSLRKEIVQLERHLDDQQTVRGALEKALGPNPAPLTLSNESPILQPTNQLIREVATLELEIKHLEQYLLTLYRKAFEQAPTVPSSLVVRQEEPAPPKPSVSSRSAQMEETPKPKATAGRGGDAMLHYSCPPLSKRRNGTMMEDCSPSTCPTKAMDSDHGLRSQSALSFRGVCSSRISPSEESLARALRSCHSQPFSFLEEGEAATTSGVVSLADYLGTNVADHIPETPNNLSEEMVRCMAGVYCKLADPPLVHHRASSSPTSSLSSTTSVVSPQYLGDMWSPNCRREATLDSRLINPFHVEGLKEFSGPYNTMVEVPSISRDRPRLREVEDLLQTYKLILHRLESVDLRRMANEEKLAFWINIHNALLMHAYLKHGIPQNHLKKTSLLVKAECKIAGRSINAAAIQGLVLGCSTHCPGQWLRTLLQPRMKSRGSKAGGQWQAFAIHRSEPLLRFALCSGSHSDPAVRVYTPKRLFQQLEAAKEEYIRATVGVRPPDHQHRRGRVLLPKLVEAYARDVGLSPERLLDAAQRCLPESVRAAVQRCRPQQQQHQGTTASKAVVEWAPHRQSFRYLLARDLAFPHLS, encoded by the exons ATGAGAGAGATGGAGGCACTGGAGAAGAAAAGCCACAGCTCCTTGGCCAAAGCCAAACCACTCAAGCCCTCCTACAACTACAATGCCCCATCCAGGCACAAGCGTTCCAAGAG TGATTTGGAGGAGAAAAATGCCAACGATGCGCTGCATTCTTCGCAGAAAGCGTCTCATAATCAGCCAAAGTTG AGCGAAACCAACAAGGGAATCCAGCCCAAGACTGACACGCAAGACTCACTCAGAAAAGAG ATTGTGCAGCTGGAGAGGCACCTTGACGATCAGCAAACGGTGCGCGGCGCACTGGAGAAAGCGTTGGGTCCCAACCCTGCTCCGCTCACTCTGTCCAATGAGAGCCCAATCCTCCAG CCCACTAACCAGCTGATAAGGGAGGTTGCCACATTGGAACTGGAGATCAAGCACCTGGAGCAGTACCTCCTAACACTGTACAGGAAGGCATTTGAGCAAGCGCCCACGGTGCCATCCTCACTTGTCGTCCGTCAGGAGGAGCCGGCGCCGCCAAAGCCGTCAGTGAGCTCACGGTCTGCGCAGATGGAGGAAACGCCCAAGCCAAAGGCCACCGCCGGAAGAGGTGGCGATGCGATGCTCCATTACAGCTGCCCTCCCCTTAGCAAGAGGAGGAATGGCACGATGATGGAGGACTGCTCTCCGTCCACATGCCCAACCAAGGCCATGGACTCTGATCATGGCCTGCGCAGCCAGTCCGCGCTGTCGTTCCGCGGCGTGTGCTCGTCGAGGATATCGCCGTCGGAGGAGAGCCTGGCGAGAGCTCTTCGCTCCTGCCACTCTCAACCTTTCTCCTTCTTGGAG GAAGGAGAGGCTGCTACTACATCAGGAGTGGTAAGCCTGGCTGACTATCTGGGGACTAATGTGGCTGACCACATCCCTGAAACTCCAAACAACCTTTCTGAGGAGATGGTGAGGTGCATGGCAGGGGTGTACTGCAAGCTCGCAGATCCACCTCTGGTTCACCACCGTGCATCGTCGTCGCCGACGTCGTCGCTCTCATCGACGACGAGTGTGGTCTCCCCACAGTACCTTGGGGACATGTGGAGCCCCAATTGCAGGAGAGAAGCCACTCTGGACTCGCGGCTGATCAACCCGTTCCACGTCGAGGGGCTCAAGGAGTTCAGTGGACCGTACAACACAATGGTTGAGGTCCCGTCGATTTCCCGCGACCGCCCGAGGCTTAGAGAAGTCGAAGATTTGCTCCAAACTTACAA GTTAATTCTTCATCGGTTGGAGAGCGTCGACCTCCGGAGGATGGCGAACGAGGAGAAGCTCGCCTTCTGGATCAACATACACAACGCATTGTTGATGCAT GCTTACCTCAAGCATGGCATCCCGCAGAACCATCTGAAGAAGACATCACTTCTTGTCAAG GCCGAGTGCAAGATCGCCGGGCGCAGCATCAACGCGGCGGCCATCCAGGGGCTGGTCCTCGGATGCAGCACCCACTGTCCTGGACAG TGGCTGAGGACTTTGCTGCAGCCAAGGATGAAAAGCAGAGGGAGCAAAGCAGGGGGGCAATGGCAAGCCTTTGCCATCCATCGGTCCGAGCCTCTCCTGCGCTTCGCGCTTTGCTCCGGGAGCCACTCCGATCCCGCG GTGAGGGTGTACACGCCGAAGCGGCTGTTCCAGCAGCTCGAGGCGGCCAAGGAGGAGTACATCCGCGCCACGGTGGGGGTCCGCCCGCCGGACCATCAGCACCGCCGCGGCAGGGTGCTGCTTCCCAAGCTGGTGGAGGCCTACGCCAGGGACGTCGGCCTCTCGCCggagcggctcctcgacgcggcgcAGCGGTGCCTGCCGGAGAGTGTGCGGGCAGCGGTGCAGCGGTGccggccgcagcagcagcagcatcagggGACGACGGCGAGCAAGGCGGTGGTGGAATGGGCGCCGCACAGGCAGAGCTTCCGGTACCTGCTCGCCAGGGACCTCGCGTTCCCGCACCTCAGCTGA
- the LOC123188893 gene encoding uncharacterized protein isoform X1, which translates to MREMEALEKKSHSSLAKAKPLKPSYNYNAPSRHKRSKSDLEEKNANDALHSSQKASHNQPKLNGRNSNSHLQSETNKGIQPKTDTQDSLRKEIVQLERHLDDQQTVRGALEKALGPNPAPLTLSNESPILQPTNQLIREVATLELEIKHLEQYLLTLYRKAFEQAPTVPSSLVVRQEEPAPPKPSVSSRSAQMEETPKPKATAGRGGDAMLHYSCPPLSKRRNGTMMEDCSPSTCPTKAMDSDHGLRSQSALSFRGVCSSRISPSEESLARALRSCHSQPFSFLEEGEAATTSGVVSLADYLGTNVADHIPETPNNLSEEMVRCMAGVYCKLADPPLVHHRASSSPTSSLSSTTSVVSPQYLGDMWSPNCRREATLDSRLINPFHVEGLKEFSGPYNTMVEVPSISRDRPRLREVEDLLQTYKLILHRLESVDLRRMANEEKLAFWINIHNALLMHAYLKHGIPQNHLKKTSLLVKAECKIAGRSINAAAIQGLVLGCSTHCPGQWLRTLLQPRMKSRGSKAGGQWQAFAIHRSEPLLRFALCSGSHSDPAVRVYTPKRLFQQLEAAKEEYIRATVGVRPPDHQHRRGRVLLPKLVEAYARDVGLSPERLLDAAQRCLPESVRAAVQRCRPQQQQHQGTTASKAVVEWAPHRQSFRYLLARDLAFPHLS; encoded by the exons ATGAGAGAGATGGAGGCACTGGAGAAGAAAAGCCACAGCTCCTTGGCCAAAGCCAAACCACTCAAGCCCTCCTACAACTACAATGCCCCATCCAGGCACAAGCGTTCCAAGAG TGATTTGGAGGAGAAAAATGCCAACGATGCGCTGCATTCTTCGCAGAAAGCGTCTCATAATCAGCCAAAGTTG AATGGCAGAAACTCAAACTCTCATCTGCAGAGCGAAACCAACAAGGGAATCCAGCCCAAGACTGACACGCAAGACTCACTCAGAAAAGAG ATTGTGCAGCTGGAGAGGCACCTTGACGATCAGCAAACGGTGCGCGGCGCACTGGAGAAAGCGTTGGGTCCCAACCCTGCTCCGCTCACTCTGTCCAATGAGAGCCCAATCCTCCAG CCCACTAACCAGCTGATAAGGGAGGTTGCCACATTGGAACTGGAGATCAAGCACCTGGAGCAGTACCTCCTAACACTGTACAGGAAGGCATTTGAGCAAGCGCCCACGGTGCCATCCTCACTTGTCGTCCGTCAGGAGGAGCCGGCGCCGCCAAAGCCGTCAGTGAGCTCACGGTCTGCGCAGATGGAGGAAACGCCCAAGCCAAAGGCCACCGCCGGAAGAGGTGGCGATGCGATGCTCCATTACAGCTGCCCTCCCCTTAGCAAGAGGAGGAATGGCACGATGATGGAGGACTGCTCTCCGTCCACATGCCCAACCAAGGCCATGGACTCTGATCATGGCCTGCGCAGCCAGTCCGCGCTGTCGTTCCGCGGCGTGTGCTCGTCGAGGATATCGCCGTCGGAGGAGAGCCTGGCGAGAGCTCTTCGCTCCTGCCACTCTCAACCTTTCTCCTTCTTGGAG GAAGGAGAGGCTGCTACTACATCAGGAGTGGTAAGCCTGGCTGACTATCTGGGGACTAATGTGGCTGACCACATCCCTGAAACTCCAAACAACCTTTCTGAGGAGATGGTGAGGTGCATGGCAGGGGTGTACTGCAAGCTCGCAGATCCACCTCTGGTTCACCACCGTGCATCGTCGTCGCCGACGTCGTCGCTCTCATCGACGACGAGTGTGGTCTCCCCACAGTACCTTGGGGACATGTGGAGCCCCAATTGCAGGAGAGAAGCCACTCTGGACTCGCGGCTGATCAACCCGTTCCACGTCGAGGGGCTCAAGGAGTTCAGTGGACCGTACAACACAATGGTTGAGGTCCCGTCGATTTCCCGCGACCGCCCGAGGCTTAGAGAAGTCGAAGATTTGCTCCAAACTTACAA GTTAATTCTTCATCGGTTGGAGAGCGTCGACCTCCGGAGGATGGCGAACGAGGAGAAGCTCGCCTTCTGGATCAACATACACAACGCATTGTTGATGCAT GCTTACCTCAAGCATGGCATCCCGCAGAACCATCTGAAGAAGACATCACTTCTTGTCAAG GCCGAGTGCAAGATCGCCGGGCGCAGCATCAACGCGGCGGCCATCCAGGGGCTGGTCCTCGGATGCAGCACCCACTGTCCTGGACAG TGGCTGAGGACTTTGCTGCAGCCAAGGATGAAAAGCAGAGGGAGCAAAGCAGGGGGGCAATGGCAAGCCTTTGCCATCCATCGGTCCGAGCCTCTCCTGCGCTTCGCGCTTTGCTCCGGGAGCCACTCCGATCCCGCG GTGAGGGTGTACACGCCGAAGCGGCTGTTCCAGCAGCTCGAGGCGGCCAAGGAGGAGTACATCCGCGCCACGGTGGGGGTCCGCCCGCCGGACCATCAGCACCGCCGCGGCAGGGTGCTGCTTCCCAAGCTGGTGGAGGCCTACGCCAGGGACGTCGGCCTCTCGCCggagcggctcctcgacgcggcgcAGCGGTGCCTGCCGGAGAGTGTGCGGGCAGCGGTGCAGCGGTGccggccgcagcagcagcagcatcagggGACGACGGCGAGCAAGGCGGTGGTGGAATGGGCGCCGCACAGGCAGAGCTTCCGGTACCTGCTCGCCAGGGACCTCGCGTTCCCGCACCTCAGCTGA